In the Mycolicibacterium thermoresistibile genome, one interval contains:
- a CDS encoding SDR family NAD(P)-dependent oxidoreductase — MRIDNSVFVVTGAGSGIGRALALSFADAGARVVAGDIDESAADTTAATIRDSGGHAVPIRADATTPAGIDAMISLAQETFGPVDGYVANAGVIGPPGLGTDTGWDRVLDVNLRAHVRAADALVPQWISRGTGYFVSVASAAGLLTQLGAAAYAVSKHAAVGFAEWLAITYGDRGIGVSCVCPMGVRTPLLGAVRDSTDTTAQLAARSITSAGAVLDAAEVADLTVAAVREGRFLVLPHPEVLDMYRQKGADYDRWIAGMRRYQRSLAAER; from the coding sequence ATGCGGATCGACAACAGCGTGTTCGTGGTCACCGGCGCCGGTTCGGGCATCGGCCGGGCGTTGGCCCTGTCCTTCGCCGATGCCGGCGCCCGGGTGGTCGCCGGTGACATCGACGAATCGGCTGCCGACACCACCGCGGCCACCATCCGCGACAGCGGCGGACACGCGGTGCCGATCCGCGCCGACGCCACGACGCCGGCGGGGATCGACGCCATGATCTCGTTGGCGCAGGAGACATTCGGTCCGGTGGACGGCTATGTGGCCAACGCCGGTGTGATCGGTCCGCCCGGGCTGGGCACGGACACCGGCTGGGACCGGGTGCTCGACGTGAACCTGCGGGCTCATGTCCGTGCAGCCGATGCCTTGGTACCGCAGTGGATCTCACGCGGCACCGGCTATTTCGTCAGCGTCGCGTCGGCAGCCGGTCTGCTGACCCAGCTGGGCGCGGCGGCCTACGCCGTGAGCAAGCATGCCGCCGTGGGATTCGCCGAGTGGCTGGCGATCACCTACGGCGACCGGGGCATCGGCGTCAGCTGTGTGTGCCCGATGGGTGTGCGGACGCCGTTGTTGGGTGCGGTGCGCGATTCGACGGACACCACCGCGCAGCTGGCCGCCCGGTCGATCACCTCCGCCGGTGCGGTCCTCGACGCCGCTGAGGTCGCCGACCTGACGGTCGCCGCGGTGCGCGAGGGCCGATTCCTGGTGCTGCCGCATCCCGAGGTGCTCGACATGTACCGGCAGAAGGGTGCCGACTACGACCGGTGGATCGCCGGCATGCGCCGTTATCAGCGGTCGCTGGCCGCCGAGCGGTGA